A stretch of Pedosphaera parvula Ellin514 DNA encodes these proteins:
- a CDS encoding formyltetrahydrofolate deformylase, translating into MKQFVTITVIGKDKTGVVARVTGFLFEVGGNIEGLEEQVTRGQFSMTIQASWKPNSWFPVQVHQGLKELATFLGMEIKIRYAEPHRRQRFAIMVTKETHCLEALLKAIREAKLNAEPIVVISNRRDLEPLARKNKVPFEVVSWNDRNKAEEETLRILEKYEVDFVVLARFMKILSPNFVWRYKNKIINIHPSLLPSFPGPQAYRQAYERGVKIIGVTAHFVTMHLDEGPIISQGCFNVRPNMNLKDIVAAGQKIESQVLLKAVKLHLSKRLDVYWGIVKEV; encoded by the coding sequence ATGAAACAATTCGTTACCATCACAGTAATAGGAAAAGATAAAACCGGCGTGGTAGCCCGCGTCACCGGCTTTTTGTTCGAAGTCGGCGGAAATATCGAAGGTCTTGAGGAGCAAGTGACACGCGGGCAGTTCAGCATGACCATCCAGGCCTCATGGAAGCCAAACTCCTGGTTTCCCGTTCAGGTTCACCAAGGTTTGAAGGAACTCGCGACCTTCCTGGGCATGGAAATCAAGATACGTTATGCTGAACCACATCGCCGCCAACGTTTTGCCATCATGGTGACGAAGGAGACCCACTGTTTGGAAGCTCTTTTGAAAGCCATCCGCGAAGCCAAACTCAACGCTGAACCCATTGTGGTGATTTCCAATCGCCGGGATTTGGAACCCCTTGCCCGCAAAAACAAGGTTCCATTTGAAGTTGTTTCCTGGAATGACCGTAACAAGGCAGAAGAAGAAACTCTGCGCATTCTGGAAAAGTACGAGGTTGATTTTGTCGTTTTAGCGCGGTTCATGAAAATTCTCTCCCCTAACTTTGTTTGGCGCTACAAAAACAAAATCATCAATATCCACCCTTCCTTGCTTCCAAGTTTTCCTGGGCCTCAGGCTTATCGCCAGGCCTACGAACGGGGTGTTAAAATCATCGGTGTCACAGCACATTTCGTCACCATGCACTTGGATGAAGGCCCCATCATCTCTCAAGGTTGCTTTAATGTCCGACCCAATATGAATTTGAAAGACATCGTCGCCGCCGGACAAAAAATTGAATCTCAAGTTCTCCTCAAGGCGGTGAAACTCCATTTAAGCAAGCGTCTCGACGTCTATTGGGGGATCGTTAAGGAAGTTTAG
- a CDS encoding GspE/PulE family protein, translating to MEFASIKDFIVQVAVVTPEQFEEYSKAWRVAIENGSQEALLAFICRERGVAEDVFLQQLATALKWPFLDLPKVGVPPEASQKIPTKVAFQYSVLPTQFEKGVLQVVISNPFDAAMMNAVRFNAAGPVEFALAPKAEIEKALKKYYGVGAETLDEMAKDEPLELLVGEDKEITEGDQEASVIKFVNQIIWEAFKDRATDIHFEPSEDELRIRYRIDGILHQTPMPPQLKRYQAALISRIKVMSGMNIAEKRLPQDGRINVRIKGEEIDIRVSTVPTVYGESVSLRLLTRGKIFLGLEKLGFAPVEETAIREIILKPHGIFLVTGPTGSGKSTSLYAFLSTINSVSKRIITIEEPVEYELKGINQIAVRSDIGLTFAMGLRHILRQDPNVIMVGEIRDLETAEIAIRAALTGHLVFSTLHTNDAPSAFTRLIDMGIEPFLVASSVEAVMAQRLVRNICPGCKTEQKVERDYLRKIGFPANDIETAKFWRGVGCEECRQLGYQGRQGIYELLLLNEQIRPLILSRAAASTIANRAMELGMRTLRTDGWNKVKAGRTTIEEVLRVTQIEEHLDALAEERKAEIRVKS from the coding sequence ATGGAATTTGCATCGATAAAAGACTTTATTGTCCAGGTAGCCGTGGTTACTCCCGAGCAGTTTGAGGAGTATAGCAAGGCTTGGCGTGTGGCGATTGAAAACGGTTCTCAAGAAGCGTTGCTCGCCTTTATTTGCCGCGAGCGTGGAGTTGCGGAAGACGTTTTCCTGCAACAGCTTGCAACTGCGTTGAAATGGCCTTTTTTGGATCTGCCAAAAGTGGGCGTTCCACCAGAGGCGAGTCAAAAGATACCTACCAAGGTGGCATTCCAGTACTCCGTGCTGCCGACTCAGTTTGAGAAGGGCGTTTTGCAAGTCGTCATCAGCAATCCGTTTGATGCGGCGATGATGAACGCTGTCCGCTTCAATGCGGCGGGTCCGGTTGAATTTGCGCTGGCTCCCAAGGCGGAAATTGAGAAAGCGCTGAAAAAATATTACGGCGTCGGTGCCGAAACACTCGATGAAATGGCCAAGGATGAGCCATTGGAATTGTTGGTGGGTGAGGACAAGGAAATTACCGAAGGGGACCAGGAAGCCAGCGTCATCAAGTTCGTCAACCAGATTATCTGGGAAGCATTCAAAGATCGGGCAACGGACATTCACTTTGAACCGTCCGAAGACGAGTTGCGGATTCGATACCGTATTGACGGTATTTTGCACCAAACGCCAATGCCGCCACAGTTGAAGCGGTACCAGGCAGCTTTAATTTCCCGTATCAAAGTCATGTCCGGGATGAACATCGCCGAAAAACGTCTGCCGCAGGACGGACGAATCAACGTGCGAATTAAAGGTGAGGAAATCGACATTCGCGTTTCCACCGTGCCCACGGTGTATGGTGAGAGCGTATCGCTTCGTTTGCTGACTCGTGGTAAAATCTTTCTGGGGCTTGAAAAGTTGGGTTTTGCGCCGGTGGAAGAGACAGCGATTCGCGAAATTATTCTCAAGCCGCACGGAATTTTCCTGGTAACGGGACCAACCGGTTCCGGCAAATCCACTTCGCTTTACGCGTTCTTGAGCACGATTAACTCCGTGTCGAAGCGCATCATTACCATCGAAGAACCGGTGGAATATGAGTTGAAGGGCATCAACCAGATCGCGGTGCGTTCAGACATTGGTCTGACGTTTGCGATGGGGTTGCGCCATATCCTGCGTCAGGATCCGAATGTGATCATGGTCGGGGAAATTCGCGATTTGGAAACTGCAGAAATTGCGATTCGAGCCGCGTTGACAGGTCACTTGGTGTTCAGCACGCTGCACACCAACGATGCACCGAGCGCGTTTACCCGTTTGATCGACATGGGCATTGAGCCGTTTCTCGTGGCTTCCTCAGTGGAGGCGGTCATGGCACAGCGCCTCGTGCGTAATATTTGCCCCGGTTGCAAGACCGAGCAAAAAGTTGAACGCGATTACTTGCGAAAGATTGGTTTCCCGGCGAACGATATCGAAACTGCCAAATTTTGGCGCGGGGTGGGGTGCGAAGAGTGCCGCCAACTGGGGTATCAGGGACGACAAGGTATTTACGAATTATTGCTTTTGAACGAACAAATAAGACCATTGATTTTGAGCCGCGCGGCAGCCTCAACCATCGCCAACCGGGCCATGGAATTAGGCATGCGTACCTTGCGCACGGACGGTTGGAACAAAGTGAAAGCTGGACGCACGACGATCGAGGAAGTGCTGCGTGTGACGCAAATTGAAGAGCATCTCGATGCACTGGCTGAAGAAAGAAAAGCTGAAATAAGGGTGAAAAGTTGA